TTTAAAacgtttaattaagttttatggCGACAGGGCCGCTCAGACGTCCCGCCGCTCCGCCGGCCGCGAGCTAATTGGATCGGGTTGACGCACCGCTCGCCCCCACCCCTGGCGAACCCTCTCCCCTCCACCGCCCTCCTAATTGTATGAAATTGCTAATTGGAAAATTTTATAAGCGCGGCGGCCCGCAGGCCTATGCCCCAATCCATCGTGCTCTGTCCAAGAAAAGTTAATTCCAAGGGTCACCTCTTCTAAGTTAATTTTGTGTATTGAAACTTGATTAATCGTGACAGGAAAGTGGTCTAATCAAGTCAAGGGAGAGTCACAACTGTCATGTGTTAACTCGTTGACATTCCTACAATGGACGCTCTTACAATGTGTTTGCAAAATAGTTAACATAACTGGAACAATACATATTGCGGTTACattcagaaaaatatttataaaccaaTAATTTGCCTAAATCTTCTGTtcctaatatttaaaataatttgaacaacaaattaaattacctcTCATTTGTCCCCAGGGCGTGTAATTGTGGTGGTCGGCGCGAGCGGTCCCCGCTCCAACCGTCAAGCTGGCAGCGAGCGCGTTAAGCATGAACGCTCACTACCACGGGTATGCCGAGCTCAGCTCGCCGCACCCGCCGTCTCCCGAGGCGGCCTTCGCGGCTAACGGCCACGACTACCCTCACAACAACAATAATCCCGCGCTCAAAGAATGCGCCGGCTGCGGCGGCAAAATCGTCGAGAGGTTCCTTCTACACGCGCTAGACAGATACTGGCATCATGGCTGCCTGAAGTGCACGTGCTGTGGCCAAGCCCTAGCGGACATGGGCAGATCCTTCTACTTCAAAGGTGGCATGATCCTGTGCAAAAGCGACTACACAAGGTAAATATCGCAtgctctacattattttttagttGTAAGCTGAGCTATTGAAATTCTgttcaaatatttttctcaTGATCCCAAAATCTACCAATGTAAAAAAAAGGTTCGCGTATACAACAACAGGTTAAAAAAAAGATTGTACGGATGATGCACTTCTTTCACTTCAGATATGTAGAGACATCATACACAAAAAacttcaaataatttaattgaaaagAGATAACTGATCTCCAATGTGCAAAAAGTATAACTTAGTTAATTTAGCTAAAAAGCTCGTTTAAAATCTTCGTCGCAAGATTAGAACACCCTGGCATAGTTTAACCCCATCTCCGGAACAAACAATGGACACCGAATGGCTTTTCTAAATCCTGACAGACACTGGACCGGCTCTCATATCCATTATACATTGCTTCGTGCCATGATGCAGGATCAATGTAGTATACGTACCTATAACACTCTTTCGTCTTGCTTTCTACCGAATTTAATCAACTTCCAAATCGAATTTAGCTAACCCCGCTCCAGGCTCCTAATTAGTGCCTGTTACGGCGCGGAATTCGTATAGCGGCTCGCGATCGATCTTCCCACTGATCATCGATAAAGGCTCAGTTTTTAGTCCGTCATCTTACGATGACAATAGCTTGTCTGTCAAACGCCCAAAAAAGTATACCGAGAAAGCCGCGGGCGCATTGTTATGAAAATGCTTGGAACCGTATTTTCTACCTGAGAGTGGGACAAAAAGTACACAGTTTTGCACACAACGCGATCCACGCCGCGCTGGGATCGTCTAAATTGGTCTCGTTAAGACGCTAAGGATTAATTTAGGACGTAGATaacaatgttttaattaaactcATACAGCAATTGTTGCTTGGCTTCGCTGATGTAACCGGTAGGTACGGTTAGGCCACGGCAATGTCAACGATTATGGAAATTTCAAAGATTAACTGTTAGCTATTCGTTGTGTGGAAATAGAAGGGGTATTGGCAATTCATTTGCGATATTTCGACCAGACCATAACTTGCGGAGTCGTAAGAAACGCTCGTAACCAATTTGGGACGAGGTCTATTCAAGTTTGATCGTATCCATAAAATTAATTGATATGGAATATACCACAATTAGGCTGGTACTTTGTATCTATTAAGTCCAACCATAAAATTATCATCGCATAGAATGAGACCTAATGGAaaggttaaattaattaaaattgttcaatatagcatcaattataattttaaactcTTCTGCGTAGGAGTGAtgattgttaaaatatttaatcatCTTCATAAGATTCAAAATCGAACGTCTCATCCTTCATAAAGTTTGGTCAATTAATGAATCAACAAAAAGTAAAACCAAACTTACCTAAATCTGCGTCAAACATAATTATCACAGCTTTTAATGATAACAGATCTTATACAGACATCGAGAATTTGTTAATGATGTTCAAAAATAAGTCCCACCGCACACACTGGGCAGAGTAAGGGTCCTACTACACAAAAGTGATTAGAAATATTCGGCACTCTATCTCTCACACTCCTGCCATTTCTTATTCATCTCGCAATCTCAACAAGACCGCGGACTAACGTGACAagatatacatttatttatttaacaattggTAGATAATTTCACATAAATTATGATAGAGTCAAAAAGACACATACATACTCGTAGAAAGTTAGTGAGCGTAATctataaagttattttttttctagcagaacatttttaaatactgaAATGTATTTCTTCAAGCGGAATCGAAAGGGTGGAACCAAGAGTGAGTAAGAAAGATAGAACTGATTCAATGTCGACTCGTTTTGCAGAGTAGACCCTCAGGTACAGAGTGGGGCGGCCACGTGGACCGCAGCTGCCCGCACCCTCGCGCTAATTAGCTAAACGCACGGCATTCCACCCAATTACCGACAACACCCGCTTTTTGGGGTCCCGTTGTCAAGGTGACACAAATAGATTTCATCTAAGAATCTAGGGCGTCTAGTAGAGAGAGTATAAACGCGTTTTATTAGATTTCATTCATCTACACTACGAGATAATGTTCTAACCATTAACACAGGGAAAGGTAGAGCAAATTAAAGATGGAGAAACAAAAATTTCGCTTTTATCATGAAAATCTTTTATTCACGAATgataaatgtattaaaaatataagGAAAATTTCAGTAAGTAGTAAGTAAGGATTTTTTCTGGCGGGGTATTGACACAGTGACAGAACCCTAGGTTATTTCTTGTTTAGGTGTAGCACGTGTACCAGTGCTGGAATTACACATAATTTCACTCATCAAGTGTGGCACGAGCCACTGCAAGCGTTCCACGACATCCGACCCCGTGTTTGGCGTTCATATAAATTCGTTTTACACTGATTTCCCTTGTTTACCGGCGGTTGAGCCAAACTAGAGCGAAGAGTGGGCCGACCGCGGCGCGGCTCGTGCGTCGTAGATTCGATAAAGCTCGTCTCACAGTTGACAGAGACGGCGCGGCTAACGAGCGGGGCCGGCAGGTGGGGCCGGGGGCTGAAGAAGTGCGGTTCCGTGCATGTCTCTGCTGATTGACCCGCGTCACTCGGCAAACAACAACTAACGAGTCGTCCCCCGCGCCTTCAGGTAATTCGCTCGAATCACTCCCGCGGCCGCCCGCCGACTTTACTTACACGCCTCCACTGATTGAGACTCCTTAACGAAATTAACGCTCACTCACGCAAACAACTGCGCGTTTATCCGCCGCCTTTTGTCCCGATATGATGGATTGCGGTCTCGCTCCACAAAGACGCTGATGATCCTTCGCGCTGCTGATTACTGTGTGCGCACGAAATTAGTAAGTGTTACGACGTATGCGGGCACGAAAGCGGAAGCGTTATATAAACATTAGCCGGCTTAATTCgagttttataatgatttataACGCCTCTATTGTTTGGATGAAGACGTTAATGCCATGCGTGTATCGAACCCGCGGTACAATGTTCGACTGTGTGTAAATGAAGCGTATACGGGAGAATCGACGTTAAGTTGACTATTGAGATGGGACGTTGTCTTCCGGAACATGTTTAACAAAAAGCTTGAAAAAGGCTTCCTTTATAAGTTGTTACCACCTATGGGATCATTCTGCATAAATTATTTGGAGGTCATGAACTAGATAGGTCGCGATTCGTTCTAGATAAAACAAAAactataatcataataatatttttttctgttccAACATGTTTTTAATAAGTATGTTATACATATATCAGGCTGTTCAATTTAAAGGTCAACCTATCcctaattatttcaaaacaaagcAGTCCCATTACAACTCAAATACATCTCATTACATCCGATCGTAAACCTAAACCTTGAAAAAGTCCCCACGCAACATAGGGCACGTCCACCTATCAGTTGAAAGCGGGTTCGTTAGGACGCGTGCGGGCTCCGTCAATCAAGGCAATTGCCGCTCAATCGGCAATCAGCCCCCGCCCGCCTAACGAGCCGGCCCCGTGAAATACCAACTTCTTAAAACTAACTCCTGATGGCTCGGTGTTGTGGAATTCGACGCGGGTTTTTGCAGTTTTGCTGCAGGATTTATGCACTTGGATTTCTTGGATCTACAGTAATTTTGCAAAgggaaaataactttatttcttTGACTTGcataatcaataaaaatagttaatattCTCATAAACATTGAAAAAATACTCGAAATCTGAAAAAGGGGggattaaagtttaaaatcaatGTAGGTACATGAACTGGAAAAAGTACAACATGGATAATTTTAAAGATGTGCATAGTCGCGGGAAACAACTAGTACATTCCTACCTAGTTTATAAGAAGTAAATCAAGGAGCG
This genomic interval from Ostrinia nubilalis chromosome 3, ilOstNubi1.1, whole genome shotgun sequence contains the following:
- the LOC135087985 gene encoding LIM domain transcription factor LMO4, with protein sequence MNAHYHGYAELSSPHPPSPEAAFAANGHDYPHNNNNPALKECAGCGGKIVERFLLHALDRYWHHGCLKCTCCGQALADMGRSFYFKGGMILCKSDYTRMFGSGGACAACGQAIPASEFVMRTNAPQQPLHVFHIKCFACSKCGSHLMQGDRYYMLAGSLVCEQDWQKLMKSANAGSGPAAPVRKGKVGRPRRSRE